One Branchiostoma floridae strain S238N-H82 chromosome 15, Bfl_VNyyK, whole genome shotgun sequence DNA window includes the following coding sequences:
- the LOC118431957 gene encoding membrane-associated transporter protein-like, with protein sequence METEEQTPLLRRDSAASSASVPAVPRRPWRQLLMNGSILLGREFCYALEAALVLPVLMTIGMPRELYSIVWLIPPVFGFIFVPLIGSVSDHCRCRWGRRRPFILALGLTIILGFALFLNGDFLVKLIAGDVVSTSPKRADRETMRTAMLAVSMFGAMLFDFAADFIESPIKAYLLDNCVESDRRRGLDMQGVLSGLGGFLGYATGAIDWIKLGIPPGTEYHLIFGISCFVFCICLLLNLCSIREVPLDELRENNLENKGDCFGELCPKDGRREPAMQQGPSAVIAVDPKFGVMYMSDDPDVLPDVISCDDGLQKVLVTTVFGGGDQSDDGYGSIAHSEEGKSDTEEDSDNTQLAQRLSITAYLRSILRMPKELACLCVSNFLGWAAFLCVMLFFTDFMGRGVYRGNPSAALDSPDRNLYEQGVMIGCWGLTINAASCALYSMSLGRILDHVSYRTMYIFGYLAFASGIGSMAIIAQLTEARWEIIFLCPVMGIMYGTLNNIPYKLISRYHTSETYIRCGVDGSERRGMGIDCALVSSQNQLSQIVIGASLGSIVAAVGSVVSVTVCSSVLAFTACIAAALLVHYDVDSREEGQPDWEDVLSSM encoded by the exons ATGGAGACCGAAGAGCAGACGCCGCTGCTGCGGAGAGACTCCGCCGCGTCCTCCGCCTCCGTGCCCGCCGTGCCGCGGCGCCCTTGGAGACAGCTGCTGATGAACGGCTCGATCCTGCTCGGGCGGGAGTTCTGCTACGCTCTGGAGGCCGCCCTCGTGCTGCCCGTGCTCATGACTATCGGCATGCCCAGGGAGCTGTACAG CATCGTGTGGCTGATTCCGCCAGTCTTCGGGTTCATCTTCGTACCCTTGATCGGCTCGGTGAGCGACCACTGCCGCTGCCGCTGGGGCCGCCGCCGCCCCTTCATCCTGGCCCTCGGTCTCACCATCATTCTGGGATTCGCGCTCTTCCTGAACGGGGATTTCCTCGTAAAGC TCATAGCAGGAGACGTCGTCAGCACTAGCCCCAAGAGAGCCGACCGTGAGACCATGCGCACTGCGATGCTGGCTGTCAGCATGTTTGGAGCCATGTTGTTTGACTTCGCCGCAGACTTCATAGAGAGCCCGATCAAGGCTTACCTACTGGACAACTGTGTTGAGAGCGATCGGAGGAGGGGCCTGGACATGCAAGGAGTGCTctcag GTTTGGGTGGCTTCCTTGGCTATGCGACGGGTGCAATCGACTGGATAAAGCTTGGTATCCCCCCAGGGACAGAATATCACCTGATATTCGGCATCTCGTGCTTCGTTTTCTGCATCTGCCTGCTGCTGAACCTCTGCAGCATACGGGAGGTGCCGCTGGACGAGCTGAGGGAGAACAATCTGGAGAataaag GTGACTGCTTTGGTGAACTGTGCCCTAAAGACGGCAGACGAGAGCCAGCGATGCAGCAGGGCCCATCAGCCGTCATTGCAGTGGACCCGAAGTTCGGCGTGATGTACATGAGCGATGATCCGGATGTGCTTCCTGACGTCATATCCTGTGACGATGGGCTTCAGAAGGTGCTGGTGACCACCGTGTTCGGAGGGGGAGATCAATCGGACGACGGGTACGGCAGCATCGCACATTCGGAGGAGGGTAAAAGTGACACAGAGGAAGACTCGGACAACACGCAACTGGCACAGCGGCTCTCCATCACCGCCTACCTCAGATCAATCCTCCGGATGCCCAAGGAACTGGCCTGCTTGTGTGTGTCCAACTTCCTCGGCTGGGCAGCCTTCCTGTGCGTCATGTTGTTCTTCACCGACTTCATGGGGCGGGGTGTGTACAGAGGGAACCCGAGCGCAGCACTGGACAGTCCCGACAGGAACCTGTACGAACAAGGCGTGATGATCGGCTGCTGGGGACTGACCATCAACGCCGCGTCATGTGCTCTCTACTCAA TGTCTTTGGGACGAATCCTCGACCACGTGTCGTACAGGACCATGTACATCTTCGGCTACTTGGCCTTCGCCTCAGGGATCGGCAGTATGGCCATCATCGCGCAGCTGACGGAGGCGCGCTGGGAGATCATCTTCCTGTGTCCGGTCATGGGGATCATGTACGGTACCCTCAACAACATCCCGTACAAACTCATCTCCCGATACCACACGAGTGAAACG TACATTCGGTGCGGTGTGGACGGGTCGGAGCGCCGCGGCATGGGGATCGACTGCGCGCTGGTGTCCTCGCAAAACCAGCTGTCTCAGATCGTCATCGGTGCCAGTCTGGGTTCCATCGTGGCCGCCGTGGGCAGCGTGGTCTCCGTGACGGTGTGCTCCAGCGTGCTGGCCTTCACCGCCTGCATCGCCGCCGCCTTACTGGTGCACTACGATGTGGACAGTCGCGAGGAAGGACAACCAGACTGGGAGGACGTGCTGTCCAGTATGTGA